In the Enterococcus rotai genome, ATCATTCACAACGATCGCCCCTGCAGCAACAACTGCACCTTCACCTACTCGAATGCCTTCCAAGATAACCGCATTTGCGCCGATCAAGACATTATCTTCGATTACAACCGGCTCTGCACTTGGTGGTTCGATAACACCCGCTAGCACAGTTCCTGCACCGATATGACAATTTTTGCCAACTGTTGCACGTCCACCTAAAATGGCGCCCATATCGATCATTGTCCCAGCGCCAATCACAGCACCGATATTGATTACTGCCCCCATCATGATTACCGCATTATCGCCAATCTCAACTTGATCTCTAATTGTTGCACCTGGTTCAATACGGGCATTGACTTCTTTGATATCCAACATTGGAATCGCAGAATTTCTTGAATCATTCTCGATGACATAATCAAGAATGTATTCTTGATTATCCTCTAAAAACTTTTTGATGATGTTCCATTCGCCAAATAAAGTTCCCGTTTTACAATTAGTAAAAGCTTGTATTTCGTCTGGAAAAGAGACTTCCTTCAATTTACCTTTTAAAGTAACTTTAACTGGTGTTTTTTTCTCAGCATTCCCGATATAGTTAATAATTTCATATGCGTCCATCAAATAACTCCCTTCAAATTACGTAGCTAATTCAGTATTAAAAATACTCTGCTACATTTAGATGTTTAGCTTATCAGAAAACTGAAAAAAAGTGAACAAAAATTAAATCACTTTCATTTCTCTAGACTCTTCATCTGATTTTGGTAAAATGATGTTTTTACGTTCTAACTCGTGAGCCATATGATTGATTGCTTTTAACAATTCTTTGCGTGTAATGATCCCTTTGAAACATTGATTGTTATCAACAACTGGAAGAAAAGCCGCATCTACTAATAAGTGAAGGACATCTTCTAGCTCCCATTGTTCACCGATCACTGGTACATTAACTTCCATGACATCTGCTACAGTAAAATCTTTTAATTTATCAAAATCAACAGATGTAATATCAAACATTTTATCCACTACATCAGATAAACTGATCAACCCTACAAAGCGATCACCTTTATCCAATACAGGGATTTTTGAATACTTTACTTGAGATAAAACTAATAACGCATGACTCAACGGATTTAAACACATCACATTTGCGACATTTTCCGCAGGGATCAAAAAAGTTTCTTGTTTTTCTAATAGTAATTCTTTTACAGCAGTTCCAATCATTTGGAGTGCCTCCATTTCATTTTCTTTGCCACAACTATCATTGTACAGAAAACGGATGCAAATGTCTTGAAATTCAAACTTTTTTCATAACTCTTAAAAAAAATTAACATTTGACCTTAGTTTCTTCATACTTGATTTTTGGCGAAACTAAATAAAGTGTTTGGGACGAAAGTCGTTTCTCTTTTTTATTAAATACGATAATCTCGAATAAACGGTGGAACAGAATAAGCCAGCATTCACAATAATTTGAAAAACGATTTTCGTGAATGCTGGCTTATTTCTCAACCTAAACGCTTCTTTACTTTTATTATTTCTTATTAAAAACAAAATGCAGTTCCTTAAATGGTTGGTGATCTCGTCCATAATATTGAACGATAAAGCGATCTGTCGTGCTTTCAATGATCGCATATGATTTTAGTTGAATAGCTCCTCTGGGTTGGCTAATACTTCCTGGATTCAAATACAGAACATTGGTCCGAACCTCACAACCAATTTCATGAGTATGACCAAATAATACAATAGTCGCTTTGACTTGTTCCGCTTTTAAAGCAAGAGTAGTCAAGCCAGAACGCACATTAGCCAGATGACCGTGTGTCATAAAAATCGTATCTTCACCTATTTTTTCTACGATAGTCTCAGGAAACTCAGAGGTATAATCACAATTCCCTCTCACGACGATAAAATCATTCCATAATACATCGTCAGCTTCCAATTCAGAATCACCACAATGAAACAGCTTATCTACTTTTCCACGATAAGTCGCGGCTAAATCAACCAATACGTCTCGATCACCATGATTATCACTTACCACTAAATACTTCATGCACACCCTCCTAGTTTTTCAACCAATTTTCCCATTGATCTTTTAGTTTCGCTACTGCTAACCCTCTATGGCTGATTTCATTTTTGCGCTCATCCGAAAGTTCCGCTGCTGTTTTTTGCTCTTCAGGTACGAAAAATAATGGATCATAGCCGAATCCATGATCACCACGCGGAATCGTACCGATTTCGCCTGCCCAATCACCTTCTACGACTAAGCTCTCTTTGTCTGGGGCTGCAAACACGAGCGTGCAATGGAATGTCGCTGTCCGTTTTTCCTTAGGTACTCCAGTTAATTCATGTAGTAATTTAGCGTTGTTTGCAGCATTATTCGTTGGTTCGCCAGCAAAGCGGGCTGAAAATATTCCTGGCATGCCATCTAACGCATCGACAATCAAACCTGAATCGTCAGCTAAAACAGGTTGTTTTAAAATAGCAGCAATTGTTTCTGCTTTTAAACGGGCGTTTTCTTCAAACGTTCTCCCTGTCTCCTCAACATCGGGTAATTCTGGATAATCTAATAGCGTTTTTACTTGATAGCCTTTTTCAGCGAAAAGTTTCGTGAACTCTTTGGCTTTTCCAGGATTTCTTGTTGCAATCACGATCGTTTTATCTTCTATTGGAAAACTCATTTCACTTGCTTGATACATTAACGCTTCTTTTTGGTAGGCAATCAAATGTTCAATCCCGGTTTTGCCATAGAATAATAACGAGTTTAGTTCATCCCCTGAAAAAGTCGCTTCTTCCCCTGTACCTTGGAGTTCAACAAAATTACCCGATTCAGTCATAACCAAGTTCATATCTACAGCGGCTGTTGAGTCTTCTGTATAGTCCAAATCAAGAACACATTGACCATCATTTAAAATCCCAGCACTAACAGCTGCTAAGTACTCTTTGATTGGATCTTCTTGTAAGTCGCCATTTTTCAGCATTTTAGCTACTGCGATTTTCATAGCAACAAATGCGCCTGTAATACTTGCGGTTCGCGTGCCACCATCCGCTTGGACAACGTCACAGTCTACGATAATACTTCTTTCACCCAATTTTTTTAAATCGATCACTGCACGTAATGAACGACCGATCAAACGTTGAATTTCCATTGTTCTACCTGTTAATTTTCCTTTGGCACTTTCCCGGATATTTCTTGTATTTGTCGCTCTTGGAAGCATACTATACTCTGCGGTCACCCAACCGGTCCCTTCGCCTCTTAAAAATGGTGGAACCTTTTCTTCCACAGTCGCAGAACAAATTACTTTGGTATCCCCAAAAGAAATCACGACAGATCCTTCTGGATGTTTGTAAACATTTGTCTCAATGGTGATTTTTCTTAATTCTTTCGCCTGTCTTCCATCATGTCTGATCATCATTCATTTCTCCTCATTTCTCAATAGGTAAGCGAACTTGCTCAACAGTTATCGTTTCTAAGTTTAACCAATCATCAGCAATCGCTTTAAACATTTTCGCTGATCCAGTCGTATAAAATTCATTCGCTTCATTTGCATAGTTTGGCGTATTCGCTATATCAAAATAATCTAATAACATACTGACTTCGCTTACCGTTTCAGCCCCTGAATCAATCAATTTTACGTGACTTCCCATAACATTTTGGATTAAAGGGCGTAATAATGGATAATGCGTACAGCCTAAAATCAATGTATCTAATTTTTTCAATTGTAGTGGATTTAACGTTTCTGATACAACTTTTTTCGCTACAGAAGAGTGAAACTCATTACTTTCAACGATTGGAACAAATTTTGGACAGGCCAAACTTGAAACAAATGTATTCGGCGCTTTACTCTTTAATGCTGTTTCATAGGCAAGGCTTTTGATGGTTCCAGCAGTTCCAATCACACCCACACGATTATTTTTTGTTGCTTTTAAGGCAGCTCTTGTTCCAGGTAAAATCACGCCTACAACTGGGATATCCAATTGAGCTTTAATTTCTTCTAAGGCAACTGCAGTCGCTGTATTACACGCAATCACTAACATTTTAATGTTCTTCTCTAAAAGAAAATTGGTCATTTCCCAAGTAAATTGCACGACTTGCTCAGCCGGCCTAGGACCATACGGACAGCGTGCTGTATCACCAAGATAAATCAAACGCTCATTCGGAAGTTGCCTCATTGCTTCTTTTACTACCGTAAGTCCACCGACTCCGGAATCTATAAATCCTATTGCTTCATGATTATTCAAGTCAATCAACCTTTACAGTATTTTTTCAACACTCTTATTTTCTACTTTTTGGTGTTTTTTTTCAAGTTTTATTATCGTTTCTTCTATTATATCATTCTTTCTCTAATAATTTTTTATTTGATTATTCGTGTTGAAATTGTTCTTCTTTTTCAGCATTTCAAAAAAAACTGGTAATCTCATTTTTCATATGTTATAATTTCTAACATTAACAAACAGATAGATTTATGATGAAATCATTAGATATAAAAGAAAACTGTTTTTATAAAAAGAAAATAGGATAGTGCATTTTTTTCTCAATAAAACCTATTCTACATACACTATTCATTATTAAGTATTTCTTATCATTTTCTCAGTTTAACTTTTTAACGTTCTTTTTTTCATTTTTATCCAATCTATTCAATCCCTGATAAATCAACAATCATTATAAATGATGTGATAATTTTATACATAAAGGAGAATGGCTATGATTTCGTTGGAACATGTAAATAAGTATTTTGGGGACCATCATGTATTGAAAGATGTTTCTTTAACGGTCAACGAAGGAGAAAAAATTGTCATCATCGGACCTTCTGGCTCCGGTAAAAGCACTCTGATCCGTTGTATCAATCGTTTAGAAAAAGTTACCGACGGACACATATTAGTCGATGGCATCGATATCACAGAACCTAAAGCTCCCGTTCAAAAGGTTCGTCAAAAAGTAGCAATGGTTTTTCAAAGTTTTAACCTCTATGCACACAAAACAATTATTCAAAATCTTACATTAGCACCCATAAAAGTCAAAGGTGTCAGTAAAGAAGAAGCAACTAAAACAGGAATGGAATACTTAGAAAGAGTCGGTTTAGCAGATAAAGCAAATGCCTATCCTGCCCAGCTTTCTGGTGGGCAACAACAGCGTGTCGCGATTGCCAGAGCCTTAAATATGCATCCGGAAATCATCTTGTTTGATGAACCAACCTCAGCTCTTGACCCAGAAATGATCCAAGAAGTTTTAGATGTAATGGTTGACTTGTCTAAACAAAATATTACGATGATTTGCGTCACTCATGAAATGGGTTTCGCTCGTCAAGTCGCTGATAAAGTGATTTTTATGGATGATGGGCAAATCATCGAAACAGGAACACCAGAACATTTCTTTACTAGCACTGAAAACGAACGTGCTAAAGAGTTCTTAAGTAAAATCATTCATAATTAATACAATAAAATAGACCTAAGGAGGAATTTCAAATGAAAAAAACAAAAAAAATATTCGGTGCATTGTCCCTTGCATTATTACTCGGCTTGATTGTCGGTTGTGGTAGTGGCGAAGATAAAAATTCGACTGATTCTGGTAACAAAGGAACGACTGATCTTCAAAAAATCAAAGATGCTGGTGTAATTAAAGTCGGTGTCAAAGAAGATGTTCCGAACTTTGGTTATATGAATCCTGATACGAATAAAAATGAAGGTATGGAGCCAGATATCGCGCGCTTGATTGCAAAAGAATTAACTGGTAGTGAAGAGAATGTTGAGTTTGTTGGTGTGACTGCAAAAACTCGGGGCCCGTTATTAGATAATGGCGAACTGGATATGGTGATCGCAACGTTTACCATCACCGATGAACGGAAAGAAACCTATAATTTCACAACGCCATATTATAAAGACGAAGTTGGTTTCTTGGTTAGAAAAGCAGACAAATTTACCGACACTGCTAGTTTAGATGGTAAAACAATTGGTGTCGTTCAATCCGCAACGACCAAAGAAGCCATTGAAAAGCAGGCAAAGGAATTAGGTGTAACATTCAAATATCAAGAACTAGGCTCATATCCTGAACTAAAAACAGCCTTAACATCTAAAAGAATCGATGCTTTTTCAGTAGATAAATCAATTTTAACTGGTTATGTAGATGATAGTACAGAAATTCTGAAAGACGGTTTCTCACCACAAGAATACGGAATCGCTACGAAGAAAGCAAATACGGAATTAAACGATCAGTTAAATAAATCCATTGAAAAATGGGAAAAAGACGGTACTTTGGAAAAAATCTACAAAACGTGGAATCTGGACTAATTTTTCCCGATTCTATACAATTTCGTTAGAATTTGGGAGGAAATCAAATGTTCATTATAGCGAATTCAGGGCCATTTGCGCTTTATCGTTGGGAAGCTTTACTTAAAGACTGGAGACTTTTTGGCGATGCTTTCCTTTATACCATTTTACTTGCGGTCGGATCATTGATCGTGGCGATGTTATTAGGGATATTTTTTGGGAGCCTCTCTGCGATGCACAACAAATTATTGAATCTAATCAGCCGAATTTATGTTGAATTTTTCCAGAACACCCCATTGTTGATTCAATTTATCGTTGTTTATTATGGTTTCCCATTGATTAGCCCAATGCTAACTTTTTCGACAACAACGATTGCGATCATCTGTGTGGGGCTTTACCATGGTGCCTATATCTCAGAAGTTGTTCGTTCTGGGATCGGTGCTGTACCTAAAGGGCAATTTGAAGCAGCTTATTCGCAAGGTTTTTCTTATGGAAAAACAATGCGCTATGTTGTACTGCCTCAAGCTTGGCGGATTATGCTACCGCCGCTTACAAATCAAATCGTAAATTTAATCAAAAACACCTCAACCGTTGCGATTATTTCGGGTGCAGATGTGATGTTTACAGCAAATAGTTGGTCTTCGATCAACCTAAACTATATTCCAGCTTTTGCGCTAGCAGGGTTCCTTTACTTTATCCTGTGCTTCCCGTTAGCTAAATTGGCTCGGAAATTAGAAGAAAATAATAAGAAAGCTTATACCAGATAGGAGGTCGCAAATATGTCTTTTTCAGAACAAATGAGTCAACTTCTCACCGGCAATAACTTGCGCTTTTTATTCGATGGGTTGAAGCTTACTCTTTACATTTCTTTTGTATCAATTGTTTTAAGTACGATTTTCGGTACTATTTTAGCTGTTTTAAGAAATCAAAAAAAAGGTCCTTTAAAGTTTCTAGCTAGTTTATATATCGAAATCGTTCGTAATATACCTAATTTACTATGGATCTATGTTATTTTCTTAATTTTTAAAATTAAGTCTACTCCTGCTGGAATTGTTAGCTTTACTGTTTTTACAACCGCAGCTTTAGCTGAAATTATCCGTGGTGGTTTAAATGGTGTTGACAAAGGACAAAAAGAAGCCGCTCGTTCTCAAGGATTTAGTAATTTTCAAATTCTTATATATATCGTTTTACCTCAAGCCATTCGCAATGTATTGCCCGCAATCGTTTCTCAATTTGTGACGGTAATTAAGGATACTAGTTTTTTATATTCCGTTATTGCGCTACAAGAGCTCTTCGGGAAATCTTATATATTAATGGGTCGCTATGCTCAAACAAGTCAAGTTTTTGCAATTTATGGCCTTGTCGCCTTGATGTATTTTGTCATTAATTTTTCGATTTCTCAGTTTTCAAGATGGTTATCTAGAAATTGGGCTTAATCGACTAAAAAAAGTTCCGCAAAACTATTTTTAGTTTTGCGGAACTTTTTTCTTTTAGCGAATCGTTACAGCAAATTGCTCCACTAACGCTTTTTCTACTTTTTCCATTGATTGATTGATCTCTTCATCAACCAAAGTTGCTTCAGCATTTACAAACGTCAAGCTATAAGCCATTGATTTTTTCCCTTCAGCGATATTCTCCCCTTGGTAAACATCAAATAAGTGAACGGATTGCAAGAATTTTCCAGCATTTCTGGAAATAGTTCCTACTAATTCTTGGCTTGTTACTGATTCGTCGACCAGTAAAGCAATATCCCGTGAAACTGCTGGGAATTTTGAGATTTGTTGATACACTAATGCGTCATTTTCTTCTGCGATGATTGCTTGAAGATTTAATTCAGCGGCATATGTTTCTGGAATCTCGTATTCTTTTGCTACAGTTGGATGAACTTGCCCGATGAATCCAATGACCGTATCATTCAATTTTACCAAAGCCGTTCTTCCTGGATGTAGATCTTGATTTTCTTTTGTGGCTTCGTAAGAGATTTTATTTAAAATCCCGACAGAGTCAAATAATTCTTCAAGCATCCCTTTCACTGTGTAAAAATCAACAGGCGTTTCCTTTGTTTGCCAATCTTTCACTTTACTATTCCCAGATAAGACAATCCCTAGATGGTTCTCTTCATATGGCAATTCTTTTTTAGGATCGTTGTCTTGATAGAAAACTCGTCCAACCTCATAAAGTGCGATATTGTTGTTTTTACGGGCAACATTGTAGGCTACGTCATCTAATAATCCTGAAATCAAGTTCATTCTTAAGACAGAACGTTCTTCACTCATCGGCCACTGTAGACTTGTTGTTTGGCTTTCTCTCATCATAAATTGACGAGATTTTTCCTCAGTTGTCAAAGCATAGCTAATTGCCTCACTGGCCCCGCATCCTTCAAGTAAACTCTTAATCTTACGAACTAATAGTTGTCCACTCGTTAAGCTCCCTGCCACCGTCTCACCTTTTGGCAATGTGGAAGGTAAGTTATCATACCCATAAATCCGTGCCACTTCTTCGATCAAATCAGCTTCGATCTTAATATCCCAGCGTCTAGGTGGAACTGTCACAGTATATTTTTCTTGATCAAGTACATAGTCAAAACCTAATGTGTCAAAAATTTCACTGACCGTTGTTTGATCCATTTTAGTTCCTAGATATTCATTGATTCGTGAAATCGTCACACTTACAATAACCTCTTCAAGTGTTACTTCTGAGCCAATCGCTTTACCTGAAACAACTGTTCCTCCAGCTAATTTAGCGATCATCGCAGCAGCCACATCCCCAGCTTCACCAATCGTTGCATGATTGATCCCTTTTTCAAATCGGCTAGAAGACTCACTCCGCAAATTGAACTCTTTTGATGTTCTACGAACGGATAGTGAATTAAACAAAGCTGACTCCAAAGCTACAGTTGTTGTTTCATCAGTAATTTCTGAGTTGGCTCCACCCATAACTCCAGCCAAAGCAACAGGAACTTGCCCATTTGTAATGACGATATTTTCCTCTGATACTTTGCGTGTTTCTCCATCTAACGTGACGATTTCTTCGCCTGTTTTACCACGTCTTACTAAAATAGCTTTACTTGCTAGTTTATCATAATCAAACGCATGTAACGGTTGTCCGAATAATAAAAGAATATAGTTTGTGATATCAACTACATTATTGATTGGGCGAATCCCCTCATTCATTAAACGTGTTTGCAGCCATAATGGGCTTTCAGCGATTTTTACATCTTTGATGACTCTGATTTGGTAGGCTGGTGTATCTTCTTTGTCGGTCGCTTCCACAGAAATGTAATCTGCAGCTGTTTCACTTGTATCCTCTTTTAAGGGCTCATCATTAAACTTGGGTGTTTGACGGTAAATAGCCCCAACTTCATACGCAACACCACGCATACTCAATGCATCTGCACGATTTGGCGTGATCGATAATTCGATAATATGATCATCCATATCTAAGTATGAAAAGACATCATCGCCATTAACAGCATCTTCCGGCATATAATAGATTCCATCTGAATAAGCTTTAGGAATTACATTATCTGAATACCCTAATTCTTGTAAAGAACAAATCATGCCGTTCGAAACTTCTCCACGCATTTTACCTTTTTTGATTTTTTGATTCCCTGTTATTCGAGATCCAGGTAACGCTACGATTACTTTGATCCCTTCTTTCACATTAGGTGCACCGCATACAATTTGCGATAATTCTTCTTCACCGATATCCACTTGACAAATCGATAAATGATCTGAATTAGGATGAGGAACACATTCTTTGACCTCACCAACGACGATTTTTTTCAAACCATCTTCTGGAACTTCAACGCCTTCAACTTCGATCCCTGTCAAAGACATTTGATCAGATAATTCTTTTGCTGAGATTTTTGATAGATCTAAATATTCACTTAACCATTTATAAGAAACTAACATCGTCGACTACTCCTTTACCTTGAACTGATTTAAGAAACGTAAATCATTTTGATAGAAATTACGAATATCGTTAACGCCATAACGCAACATTGCAACACGATCTGGCCCTAAACCGAAAGCAAAACCAGTATATTCTTTTGGATCAATACCTGACATCGATAAAACATCTGGATGAACCATGCCGGCACCTAAAATTTCGATCCAGCCAGTTTGTTTACAGACATTACAGCCTGCACCACCACATTTGAAGCAACTAACATCCACTTCAACGGAAGGCTCAGTAAACGGAAAATAACTTGGGCGCAGACGAATCTTACGATCTTCACCAAACATTTTTTTCATCACAACTTCTAATGTGCCTTTTAGATCACCCATTGTAATATTTTTATCAATAACTAGCCCTTCGATTTGATGGAATTGGTGGCTATGTGTTGCATCATCTGTATCTCTACGGAAAACTTTCCCTGGAGAAATCATGCGAAGTGCACCTTTTGAAAAATCATGTTTTTCCATCGTTCTTGCTTGTACAGGAGAAGTATGGGTGCGAATCAAGATATCATCTGAGATGTAAAAAGTGTCTTGCATATCACGTGCTGGGTGATCTTTTGGTAAATTCATCCGCTCAAAATTGTAATGATCAGACTCAACTTCATAGCCTTCTACAACTTGATAACCCATTCCTACAAAAATATCTTCGATTTCTTCCATCACTTGGGATAATACATGACGAGTGCCATGTGTCATCTGTTTACCTGGTAATGTTACATCGATTGTTTCCTGTTCTAAGGCTGCATTCAACGCCTCTGTCTCTAAAACTTCCTTGCGAGTTTCAACAGCTTCAGTCAATAAATCTCGGATTTCATTGGCAAAGCTCCCCACTACTGGACGTTCTTCTGCTGATAAATCTTTCATTCCCCTCAAGACTTCTGTGATGGGTCCTTTTTTACCTAGTGTTTCCACTCTGATTTGGTTTAAGGCTTTAAGATCCGCTACATTTTGAATATTCGTCAATGTTTCATCTCTTAAAGCTTCTAATTGCGCTTTTAATGTCATTTTTCTAATCCTTTCTTTTCTATAATAATTGAACCAAGTACATTAATTGTAGGTACTTGATAAAATAAAAACGATAGCCCGCTCCTATCTAAAGGAACGAGCTATCGTGTTACCATCCTACTTCATGACAAAAAATCATGCACTCAATTCTTATAACGGCTTTCACCGGTCTGAACACTTGGAACAAACAAACTCCGGAAGTGAACTTCATTTTTCGATTACGTAACTTGTTTTCAGTCTAAGACAAGTTTTCCCTTTTCGTATCAGCCAAATTACTCTTTTCCATCAACGCTTTTTGCTATTCAATTGATTACAGTTTACAAGAAATTAGGTCTTAGGTCAACTGCATTCTTCAGCAGTGACCCATTTTTCTGCCCAATGTTGGATTTGTTCCATTGCTTGTTGTAAGTCCTTGCCTTTGATTGAGAGGAAATATTCAAGACGGCTACTCTCGTCACAGCGAACTGCTTTTGAGATGATCCCTTCACCTTCTAATTCTTTCAAGCGTTCGACTAATACGCGATCGCTTAGTTCAGGGATTTTTTGTCTTAACTCACCAAATCGTTGAGGACCATTTTCCAACAAGACATCAATAATCAAACCATTCCATTTCTTCCCTAAAATCGCAAAAGCCTTTTCAAACTTAGGACATAGTGAAAATTCGGTTGTTTTTACTTGCTCCATTTTCCTCACCTCGTGAACTGAGTATAG is a window encoding:
- the rph gene encoding ribonuclease PH, which produces MIRHDGRQAKELRKITIETNVYKHPEGSVVISFGDTKVICSATVEEKVPPFLRGEGTGWVTAEYSMLPRATNTRNIRESAKGKLTGRTMEIQRLIGRSLRAVIDLKKLGERSIIVDCDVVQADGGTRTASITGAFVAMKIAVAKMLKNGDLQEDPIKEYLAAVSAGILNDGQCVLDLDYTEDSTAAVDMNLVMTESGNFVELQGTGEEATFSGDELNSLLFYGKTGIEHLIAYQKEALMYQASEMSFPIEDKTIVIATRNPGKAKEFTKLFAEKGYQVKTLLDYPELPDVEETGRTFEENARLKAETIAAILKQPVLADDSGLIVDALDGMPGIFSARFAGEPTNNAANNAKLLHELTGVPKEKRTATFHCTLVFAAPDKESLVVEGDWAGEIGTIPRGDHGFGYDPLFFVPEEQKTAAELSDERKNEISHRGLAVAKLKDQWENWLKN
- the cbpB gene encoding cyclic-di-AMP-binding protein CbpB, with amino-acid sequence MIGTAVKELLLEKQETFLIPAENVANVMCLNPLSHALLVLSQVKYSKIPVLDKGDRFVGLISLSDVVDKMFDITSVDFDKLKDFTVADVMEVNVPVIGEQWELEDVLHLLVDAAFLPVVDNNQCFKGIITRKELLKAINHMAHELERKNIILPKSDEESREMKVI
- the dapD gene encoding 2,3,4,5-tetrahydropyridine-2,6-dicarboxylate N-acetyltransferase — protein: MDAYEIINYIGNAEKKTPVKVTLKGKLKEVSFPDEIQAFTNCKTGTLFGEWNIIKKFLEDNQEYILDYVIENDSRNSAIPMLDIKEVNARIEPGATIRDQVEIGDNAVIMMGAVINIGAVIGAGTMIDMGAILGGRATVGKNCHIGAGTVLAGVIEPPSAEPVVIEDNVLIGANAVILEGIRVGEGAVVAAGAIVVNDVAPYTVVAGVPAKKIKDIDAKTKSKTNMMEELRKL
- a CDS encoding amino acid ABC transporter permease, translated to MSQLLTGNNLRFLFDGLKLTLYISFVSIVLSTIFGTILAVLRNQKKGPLKFLASLYIEIVRNIPNLLWIYVIFLIFKIKSTPAGIVSFTVFTTAALAEIIRGGLNGVDKGQKEAARSQGFSNFQILIYIVLPQAIRNVLPAIVSQFVTVIKDTSFLYSVIALQELFGKSYILMGRYAQTSQVFAIYGLVALMYFVINFSISQFSRWLSRNWA
- a CDS encoding amino acid ABC transporter permease, producing the protein MFIIANSGPFALYRWEALLKDWRLFGDAFLYTILLAVGSLIVAMLLGIFFGSLSAMHNKLLNLISRIYVEFFQNTPLLIQFIVVYYGFPLISPMLTFSTTTIAIICVGLYHGAYISEVVRSGIGAVPKGQFEAAYSQGFSYGKTMRYVVLPQAWRIMLPPLTNQIVNLIKNTSTVAIISGADVMFTANSWSSINLNYIPAFALAGFLYFILCFPLAKLARKLEENNKKAYTR
- a CDS encoding transporter substrate-binding domain-containing protein, whose product is MKKTKKIFGALSLALLLGLIVGCGSGEDKNSTDSGNKGTTDLQKIKDAGVIKVGVKEDVPNFGYMNPDTNKNEGMEPDIARLIAKELTGSEENVEFVGVTAKTRGPLLDNGELDMVIATFTITDERKETYNFTTPYYKDEVGFLVRKADKFTDTASLDGKTIGVVQSATTKEAIEKQAKELGVTFKYQELGSYPELKTALTSKRIDAFSVDKSILTGYVDDSTEILKDGFSPQEYGIATKKANTELNDQLNKSIEKWEKDGTLEKIYKTWNLD
- a CDS encoding amino acid ABC transporter ATP-binding protein — protein: MISLEHVNKYFGDHHVLKDVSLTVNEGEKIVIIGPSGSGKSTLIRCINRLEKVTDGHILVDGIDITEPKAPVQKVRQKVAMVFQSFNLYAHKTIIQNLTLAPIKVKGVSKEEATKTGMEYLERVGLADKANAYPAQLSGGQQQRVAIARALNMHPEIILFDEPTSALDPEMIQEVLDVMVDLSKQNITMICVTHEMGFARQVADKVIFMDDGQIIETGTPEHFFTSTENERAKEFLSKIIHN
- the racE gene encoding glutamate racemase, whose protein sequence is MNNHEAIGFIDSGVGGLTVVKEAMRQLPNERLIYLGDTARCPYGPRPAEQVVQFTWEMTNFLLEKNIKMLVIACNTATAVALEEIKAQLDIPVVGVILPGTRAALKATKNNRVGVIGTAGTIKSLAYETALKSKAPNTFVSSLACPKFVPIVESNEFHSSVAKKVVSETLNPLQLKKLDTLILGCTHYPLLRPLIQNVMGSHVKLIDSGAETVSEVSMLLDYFDIANTPNYANEANEFYTTGSAKMFKAIADDWLNLETITVEQVRLPIEK
- a CDS encoding metallophosphoesterase, coding for MKYLVVSDNHGDRDVLVDLAATYRGKVDKLFHCGDSELEADDVLWNDFIVVRGNCDYTSEFPETIVEKIGEDTIFMTHGHLANVRSGLTTLALKAEQVKATIVLFGHTHEIGCEVRTNVLYLNPGSISQPRGAIQLKSYAIIESTTDRFIVQYYGRDHQPFKELHFVFNKK
- the pheT gene encoding phenylalanine--tRNA ligase subunit beta, yielding MLVSYKWLSEYLDLSKISAKELSDQMSLTGIEVEGVEVPEDGLKKIVVGEVKECVPHPNSDHLSICQVDIGEEELSQIVCGAPNVKEGIKVIVALPGSRITGNQKIKKGKMRGEVSNGMICSLQELGYSDNVIPKAYSDGIYYMPEDAVNGDDVFSYLDMDDHIIELSITPNRADALSMRGVAYEVGAIYRQTPKFNDEPLKEDTSETAADYISVEATDKEDTPAYQIRVIKDVKIAESPLWLQTRLMNEGIRPINNVVDITNYILLLFGQPLHAFDYDKLASKAILVRRGKTGEEIVTLDGETRKVSEENIVITNGQVPVALAGVMGGANSEITDETTTVALESALFNSLSVRRTSKEFNLRSESSSRFEKGINHATIGEAGDVAAAMIAKLAGGTVVSGKAIGSEVTLEEVIVSVTISRINEYLGTKMDQTTVSEIFDTLGFDYVLDQEKYTVTVPPRRWDIKIEADLIEEVARIYGYDNLPSTLPKGETVAGSLTSGQLLVRKIKSLLEGCGASEAISYALTTEEKSRQFMMRESQTTSLQWPMSEERSVLRMNLISGLLDDVAYNVARKNNNIALYEVGRVFYQDNDPKKELPYEENHLGIVLSGNSKVKDWQTKETPVDFYTVKGMLEELFDSVGILNKISYEATKENQDLHPGRTALVKLNDTVIGFIGQVHPTVAKEYEIPETYAAELNLQAIIAEENDALVYQQISKFPAVSRDIALLVDESVTSQELVGTISRNAGKFLQSVHLFDVYQGENIAEGKKSMAYSLTFVNAEATLVDEEINQSMEKVEKALVEQFAVTIR